A single genomic interval of Myxococcales bacterium harbors:
- a CDS encoding ParB N-terminal domain-containing protein, giving the protein MDLELHQLDRRYEALRTTSRERDSRVVASLARDGQQLPVVVIAATDAGRHILVDGYKRV; this is encoded by the coding sequence ATGGACCTCGAGCTCCACCAGCTGGACCGCCGGTACGAGGCGCTGCGGACGACGAGCCGCGAGCGCGACAGCCGGGTTGTGGCGTCCCTGGCTCGCGACGGCCAGCAGCTGCCGGTAGTCGTGATCGCGGCGACAGACGCCGGCCGCCACATCCTGGTCGACGGCTACAAGCGGGTCTGA
- a CDS encoding IS66 family transposase, with the protein MEPPPKKKARPTGRKPIPGHLEAEEHELRPDACGECGGAALDVVDELVEEKLHVVKEHQRRRVVRRYTCRCRACGERTTLRSLPAPYERSKVTCEWLAWLVYQKFWLLTPLDRIRRDLAERGIPVAMSTLVTFIERAADLLSGVDGLHWKQLLAGSWMATDGTGLKVIIKKLPAAHNGYVELYRNHEVAVFQYEPDKSGQVVAAKLRPFRGTLTADAEHRFNEVFASGRVLEAGCNAHGRRKFRDAEDTQPVLALEGGKFLGAIYGEEGEAQKLGLVGEALREHRQRCIRPIVQDFERWRDAVEPTLLPSEPLAAAIRYYKNHRDALFRFVDDPLVPIDNSPTEREFQNVAKLRLNMLFAGSTEGAHRACVLLGIIATCRAQGVPAQAYLTWAFERLGTHRDVFALPLEALTPAAFKKTLG; encoded by the coding sequence ATCGAGCCTCCGCCGAAGAAGAAGGCGAGGCCCACGGGGCGCAAGCCGATCCCCGGCCACCTCGAAGCCGAAGAGCACGAGCTCCGCCCCGATGCGTGCGGCGAGTGCGGCGGCGCTGCCCTGGACGTTGTCGACGAGCTCGTCGAGGAGAAGCTCCACGTCGTCAAGGAGCACCAGCGCCGGCGCGTGGTTCGTCGCTACACGTGTCGCTGCCGCGCGTGTGGCGAGCGCACGACGCTGCGCTCTCTGCCTGCGCCCTACGAGCGCTCGAAGGTCACGTGCGAGTGGCTCGCGTGGCTCGTCTACCAGAAGTTCTGGCTACTCACTCCGCTCGACCGCATTCGGCGTGACCTCGCCGAGCGCGGCATTCCCGTCGCGATGAGCACGCTCGTGACTTTCATCGAGCGCGCTGCCGACCTGCTGTCGGGTGTCGACGGCTTGCACTGGAAGCAGCTGCTCGCCGGCTCCTGGATGGCCACCGACGGCACCGGGTTGAAGGTCATCATCAAGAAGCTCCCCGCCGCGCACAACGGCTATGTGGAGCTCTATCGAAACCACGAGGTCGCGGTCTTCCAGTACGAGCCCGACAAGAGCGGCCAGGTCGTCGCCGCGAAGCTCAGGCCCTTCCGAGGCACCCTCACCGCCGATGCCGAGCATCGCTTCAATGAAGTCTTCGCCTCAGGCCGCGTGCTCGAAGCCGGGTGCAATGCGCACGGCCGCCGCAAGTTCCGCGACGCAGAAGACACCCAGCCGGTGCTCGCTCTCGAAGGCGGCAAATTCCTGGGCGCGATCTACGGAGAAGAGGGAGAGGCGCAGAAGCTCGGCCTGGTCGGAGAGGCTCTCAGAGAACATCGCCAGCGGTGCATTCGCCCCATCGTCCAGGACTTCGAGCGCTGGCGCGACGCCGTCGAGCCGACGCTCTTGCCCTCCGAGCCGCTGGCGGCGGCGATTCGGTACTACAAGAACCATCGGGACGCGCTCTTCCGCTTCGTCGACGACCCGCTGGTCCCCATCGACAACTCTCCCACCGAGCGCGAGTTCCAGAACGTCGCCAAGCTGCGCCTCAACATGCTTTTCGCCGGCAGCACAGAAGGCGCCCACCGCGCTTGCGTGCTCCTCGGCATCATCGCCACCTGTCGGGCTCAAGGTGTTCCCGCGCAGGCCTATCTCACCTGGGCATTCGAGCGCCTCGGAACCCACCGCGATGTCTTCGCGCTTCCGCTCGAGGCGCTGACCCCGGCCGCGTTCAAGAAGACCCTCGGCTGA
- a CDS encoding IS66 family insertion sequence element accessory protein TnpB, with protein MYLFLNKRRRIAKALWFDGSGWCVLAKRLEAGSFQLPLLDGDKPQVVIDGSAFASLLAGIDFTAARRGWYRRPRFEKARKDRHGSPSMISTRPWTAWKRCARRMQSSASRARPSARKSRSSSPSSHGSTSASRSCSP; from the coding sequence TTGTATCTCTTCCTCAACAAGCGCAGGCGGATCGCGAAGGCTCTGTGGTTCGACGGGTCGGGCTGGTGTGTTCTCGCCAAGCGGCTCGAGGCTGGGAGTTTTCAGCTTCCGCTGCTGGACGGCGACAAACCGCAGGTGGTGATCGACGGCTCGGCGTTCGCCTCGCTGCTGGCCGGGATCGACTTCACAGCGGCGCGGCGCGGCTGGTACCGGCGGCCTCGATTCGAAAAAGCACGCAAGGATCGACACGGATCTCCAAGTATGATCTCTACTCGTCCGTGGACGGCCTGGAAGCGCTGCGCAAGGAGAATGCAGAGCTCCGCAAGCAGAGCGAGGCCCTCCGCGCGCAAGTCGCGCAGCTCATCGCCGAGCTCGCACGGCTCAACGAGCGCGTCTCGGAGCTGCTCGCCGTAG
- a CDS encoding tyrosine-type recombinase/integrase: MRRTSTSLAGLLESFFRHRLTMQRNASPATVASYRDALRLLVLYAAERARRQPCELGVADLDRDIILAFLDHLEQQRHNGPKTRNSRLTAIRSFFRHVAACDPASLGIAQRVLSIPSKRTTTKVPRHLAAADLDALLAAPDARTVQGRRDRAFMLFLARTGARVSEAVGVDVADLQLERPCQVLLHGKGRKERVVPLAGDLVLALRAICRERELGAHAHRPIFVGARGERLTRFGAAHVVRRALMRSALGQPPPRVSPHVFRHTLAMQLLRNRVDLVTIQAWLGHAQVATTHRYAEADVEMMREALAGAGVSTGRTPRYKPTDAVLRLLESVGNM; encoded by the coding sequence ATGAGGCGGACCTCCACCTCACTCGCGGGGTTACTCGAGTCGTTCTTTCGCCATCGGTTGACCATGCAGCGAAACGCCAGCCCTGCGACGGTTGCGAGCTACCGCGATGCTTTGCGGCTGCTCGTGCTCTACGCAGCCGAGCGTGCTCGCCGGCAACCGTGCGAGCTAGGCGTCGCTGACCTTGATCGCGACATCATCCTGGCGTTCCTTGATCACCTCGAGCAGCAGCGTCACAACGGACCAAAGACTCGAAACTCCCGCCTGACGGCAATCCGCTCCTTCTTCCGCCACGTGGCCGCCTGCGACCCTGCGTCGCTTGGCATAGCCCAACGAGTGTTGTCGATCCCCTCGAAACGGACGACGACCAAGGTGCCACGGCACCTCGCGGCTGCCGACCTCGATGCGCTCCTTGCTGCGCCGGATGCGCGGACGGTGCAGGGCCGTCGAGACCGCGCCTTCATGCTGTTCCTCGCTCGCACAGGCGCGCGAGTCTCTGAGGCCGTCGGGGTCGATGTCGCCGACCTGCAGCTTGAGCGCCCCTGCCAGGTGCTACTCCACGGCAAGGGCCGCAAGGAGCGTGTCGTTCCTCTCGCTGGGGATCTCGTGCTCGCACTTCGCGCCATCTGTCGTGAGCGTGAGCTCGGTGCCCACGCGCACCGCCCAATCTTTGTCGGCGCGCGGGGCGAGCGGCTGACTCGCTTTGGTGCTGCCCATGTCGTCCGGCGCGCCCTCATGCGCAGCGCTCTGGGACAACCCCCTCCGCGCGTGTCACCCCACGTATTCCGGCACACGCTAGCGATGCAGCTGTTGCGAAACCGCGTAGACCTCGTGACGATCCAGGCCTGGCTCGGACACGCCCAAGTAGCAACGACGCACCGCTACGCCGAGGCTGATGTCGAGATGATGCGCGAGGCCTTGGCGGGGGCCGGCGTCAGCACCGGGAGAACCCCGCGATACAAGCCGACGGACGCGGTTCTGCGTCTCCTGGAAAGCGTCGGGAATATGTGA
- a CDS encoding tyrosine-type recombinase/integrase, giving the protein MSVFAAFLAEKVADYIRLRRSLGYVFKVQAATLREFVRFVKVRRVRGPLTSNLAVAFVLTCNVTPAVRARRYSVLARFADYLAIFNVRTPILDPQAFPRPRSTPPARILDDEELARLLTAARSIKRPHALFGETLYTLIGVLASTGLRSGEALRLDRTDVDLTTGVLQVRQSKFRKDRLVPVHPSTCAQLRAYAAVRDNAFPRSSSAAAFFVSSRGHRLPRTTFGAAFRVARTMAGLATGRPRVLRPHDLRHRFATRRLADWYRDGVDVQAQLPVLAVYLGHVRYSDTAYYITGTPELLGLAAARAFAPGGEFR; this is encoded by the coding sequence ATGAGCGTCTTCGCTGCATTCCTTGCAGAGAAAGTCGCCGACTACATCCGGCTCCGCCGGTCGCTTGGATACGTCTTCAAGGTGCAGGCGGCGACGCTGCGGGAGTTCGTGAGGTTCGTCAAGGTTCGCCGAGTCCGGGGGCCGCTCACAAGCAACCTCGCCGTCGCCTTCGTGCTCACGTGCAACGTGACCCCAGCCGTTCGCGCGCGGCGCTATTCGGTCTTGGCTCGCTTCGCCGACTACCTCGCCATTTTCAACGTGCGCACGCCCATCCTCGATCCGCAGGCGTTTCCGCGGCCACGGTCGACGCCGCCGGCGCGGATCCTCGACGATGAAGAGCTGGCGCGGCTCCTGACCGCAGCGCGGTCGATCAAGCGACCGCACGCGCTGTTCGGCGAGACGCTGTACACGCTGATCGGCGTTCTTGCCAGCACCGGACTACGGTCCGGCGAAGCACTGCGGCTCGACCGCACCGATGTCGATCTCACGACCGGCGTCTTGCAAGTCCGGCAATCCAAGTTCCGAAAGGATCGGCTCGTCCCGGTCCACCCCAGTACGTGCGCGCAGCTGCGAGCCTACGCCGCTGTGCGCGACAATGCCTTCCCGCGCTCCTCCTCCGCCGCAGCGTTCTTCGTCAGCTCACGCGGGCACCGCCTTCCTCGGACCACGTTTGGCGCGGCATTTCGGGTGGCGCGCACGATGGCCGGCCTCGCTACCGGGCGACCGCGGGTGCTGCGTCCGCACGACCTCCGGCACCGCTTTGCGACCCGGCGACTCGCTGACTGGTACCGCGACGGAGTCGATGTCCAGGCGCAGCTTCCGGTACTGGCCGTATACCTCGGCCACGTTCGGTATAGCGACACCGCGTACTACATCACTGGCACGCCGGAACTGCTTGGACTTGCCGCGGCGCGCGCCTTCGCGCCCGGAGGCGAATTTCGATGA
- a CDS encoding tyrosine-type recombinase/integrase: MFAAVSHLRQLLRFLHGQGLLHRDLVRVVPSVPYWQHSKIPRHLAWGDVRATIDLIDSSTPTGKRDLAMLLLFATTGLRSQEVRRLELGDIDWRAARLHIRRTKTRRERVVPLTAEAGRALADYILRGRPAHAAAAVFLRHVAPAGPLRLSSTVAAIVRRRLRDRGHRPAWAGAHLLRHSLATRLVQQGRSIKEVADLMGHRQIDTTAIYVKVALPQLARVALPFPGVDP; encoded by the coding sequence ATGTTCGCGGCCGTGTCGCATCTCCGCCAGCTGCTGCGCTTCCTTCACGGGCAGGGCCTGCTGCACCGTGATCTTGTGCGAGTCGTTCCAAGCGTTCCATACTGGCAGCATTCGAAGATTCCCCGTCATCTCGCGTGGGGTGATGTGCGCGCGACGATCGACTTGATCGACTCGTCGACGCCGACTGGCAAGCGGGACCTCGCGATGCTGCTGCTATTCGCGACAACCGGCCTACGGAGCCAGGAGGTGCGACGGCTCGAGCTGGGCGACATCGACTGGCGTGCCGCTAGGTTGCACATCCGTCGGACGAAGACCCGCCGCGAGAGGGTCGTGCCGCTCACGGCGGAAGCCGGAAGAGCGCTCGCCGACTACATCTTGCGTGGGCGACCGGCGCATGCAGCTGCCGCGGTGTTCCTACGACACGTCGCGCCGGCGGGACCGCTGCGTTTGAGCAGCACTGTTGCCGCCATCGTGCGGCGTCGACTGCGAGATCGTGGACATCGGCCCGCCTGGGCCGGCGCTCACCTCTTGCGTCACAGCCTCGCGACGCGTCTCGTGCAGCAAGGGCGGTCAATCAAGGAGGTTGCGGACTTGATGGGCCATCGCCAGATCGACACCACGGCGATCTACGTCAAGGTCGCCCTGCCGCAACTCGCCCGCGTCGCGCTGCCCTTCCCGGGAGTGGACCCATGA